From Solidesulfovibrio carbinoliphilus subsp. oakridgensis, the proteins below share one genomic window:
- a CDS encoding EcsC family protein, whose translation MATLTHPTIMRALDWAWTRAAKGLPGQDSAEKLASRHRDPSVPLETRLAAILKSHRRQAAAAGFLTNVGGLALLPATLPANLAGTLFIQLRMVQAMALVCGHDLSDNRVRALCGLCLCGSKAAEVAGAAGAKFGVKITERFLAELSTQMAARLNRLVGSRLLARLGERGVLGAGGRLVPVVGGLIGAACDGATTAGIGKAAMVLLTATAAGKEASGRRPEPRRGE comes from the coding sequence ATGGCCACACTGACTCATCCGACCATCATGCGGGCCCTGGACTGGGCCTGGACCCGGGCGGCCAAGGGCCTGCCCGGCCAGGACTCGGCCGAGAAACTGGCCAGCCGGCACAGGGACCCGTCCGTGCCCCTGGAAACGCGGCTGGCGGCCATCCTTAAAAGCCATCGGCGGCAGGCCGCGGCGGCCGGATTTCTCACCAACGTCGGCGGTCTGGCCCTGCTGCCGGCCACACTCCCGGCCAACTTGGCCGGCACGCTTTTCATCCAACTGCGCATGGTCCAGGCCATGGCGCTGGTCTGCGGCCACGACCTGTCCGACAACCGGGTCCGGGCCCTCTGCGGCCTGTGCCTGTGCGGCTCCAAGGCGGCCGAGGTGGCCGGGGCGGCCGGCGCGAAATTCGGTGTCAAAATAACCGAACGGTTTCTGGCCGAGCTTTCGACCCAAATGGCCGCCCGCCTGAACCGGCTGGTCGGGTCCCGGCTGCTGGCCCGGCTCGGGGAGCGTGGGGTCCTCGGGGCCGGCGGCCGGCTCGTGCCCGTGGTCGGCGGCCTCATCGGCGCGGCCTGCGACGGGGCGACCACGGCCGGCATCGGCAAGGCGGCCATGGTCCTGTTGACGGCGACCGCCGCCGGGAAAGAAGCATCGGGGCGCCGCCCCGAACCCCGCCGGGGGGAATGA